The following is a genomic window from Candidatus Polarisedimenticolia bacterium.
TGATGAAGCAGGATCCCAACGAGGACGCGCGAAACGGCGGCGGCATCGACCTCGGGACCATCCAGCGCTACGTGAACTTCTGGTACTCCAGCAGCCTCGACCTGTTCGGCGGGGAGATCTCCTCGAACGCGGCCGACTACTTCGCCTCCGGGCTGAAGGGGCGCGCCAAGGAGGAGAAGTATCCCGATCACATCGCGCTGGAAGGGACCTACAAGCTGGAGGCCCTGGACGCCGGCCGGCTGGTGTCGCGCGAGGTGCCGATGCGCAACGCCATGAACGAGGTGGTGCGCGACGCCTATGTGGACGAGAATCAGAAGGGGGTCGACCGCTGGAACCGGATCATCAAGGAGGCCGGCATCAACTTAGAGATCAAGCTCCCCAGCCGGCGCTTCAACCGCAAGATGGGAATGTACAGCGGCCACTTCTTCGACCCGCAGGGGAACCCGATCACCGACGAGGAGTTCAACCGCCGGCGCTTCGAGTGGCTCCCCAGCGACAAGGACCGCGAGCTCGTCAAGCACCTGATGCAGCCCGTCCTGGAGCGCGGCAAGATGGCCAACTGGATCTCGGCCCCCAACTCCGGCATCAACGGCAAGCCCCTCGACTTCGAGTACATCCGCCGGGACTAGGCCCTCGCATCCCATGCCCGAGCGCTCCCCCGTCGAGGCGCCGGTAGCCCATGACGCTCACCGTCGTTTGGCCACTGCCGGATGAGTTTTTCTTCTCCTCAGTGTACCGGCTCATTCGCATGACTCCTCCTTGGCCCTTCAGCCCATCAAAGACGTCATCTTTCAGCTGGACCAGAGGGGGGCACGCGGAGGTGATCCCGACAGCATGATGCAGTAACCTCATCCCCATCGGGTGTCCGGAGATCCTCAACTTACCAGACGTACAAGGCATGTTTCGGTCCAGCAAAGATTGCCCTTTCGCCGGGGTTGCTTGCTTTGCGCAGGGGTATTAAGAGCTGCGTCTCATTTTCTAACGTTATGACAATTTCTTCTCTTTCAGTAACCTGCGCAGTTTGAACGACCTTTCCTATCAATTCACATAATTCATTCCGGTAATCAGTATCGCCAAAGTGGTAGTGCTCCTTACCAATGGTGATCTCGGGCCAGACAAGTGTAGTGAGAGCTCCTTGAGAATCAAATCCGAGAATCAGATAACTCATGACAAATTGGACTGAAGAAAGAGTTCCTCCGACTATCCCCTGCAAGTTTCGCGAATCACCGTTCTTTGTTTTCTCAATACTCATACACCATTTCCTGTCGGCCTTGATGCAGATTTATGAGAAGAGCAGCTCACCGTCAGCGATGCCGCGGCTTCGTGCGTTCATCGCGTGTCAGGATGGCGAGAACGCCCTGCAGCGCTTCGAGCCTCTCGAGAGGGGTCAGGGACAGCATCCAGCGGATGAGCGTCAGGTCCACGCCGTCGGGACTATGCGTGGGCACGGCAGCGGCTGCGGAACTCGATGCCGTGGGATTTGCAAGTCGCGTAGCGCGCTTCATGGGGGTCCCGGTTGCCTCGAAGAGGTAGAGCTCCTGGGGACGAGCGCGACGGCGCGCAGGGGGCCGCCGGTGCCTCCTTCGATCTTCATCGGCAGGGCCAGCAGCCAGGCCCCTTTCGCAGGCAGCTTCTCGAGATCCTTGAGGTTCTCCAGCCCCGGGACGTTGCGCGCCGCCGCCAGGCGGTGCACCGCGAAGTCCTTCGAGTTTCCCGGGTCGAGCGAGGCGGTGTCGAGGCCCAGCGCCGCGGCGCCGCGCTCCTCTACCAGGATCTTCGCCGCGGACGGACCCCACCCCGGGAAGTGCAGGTTCGAGGCGTCTCCTTTCTTGTCGTCTCCCAGGTAGGCCTTGCGGTCGGGCCACCTGCGGCTCCAGCCGGTCCTCAGCAGGACGATCGATCCTTTCGGGATCTTCCCGTGCCGCGCCTCGAAGGCCTGCACGTCGGCGGCGGTGGCCTGGTAATCGGGATTGCCGGAAGCCTGCGCCGAGACGTCCAGGACGATCGCCGGCGCGATCAGGCGCTCGAGAGGGACCCGGTCGGCGGTGTCGCCCGATTCAGAGAAGTGCACGGGAGCGTCGAGGTGGGTGCCGCCGTGCTCCGCCGCGCAGAAGCGGTTCGCGGAATAGTACCAGCCTCCTTCCGTCATCCCTTTCGAGATCGGCTGCATCTCGAAGCCGATGGGGGAGGTGGGCCAGTAGACGGTGTCCGCCCCGAAGGCATGGGTCAGATCCACCAGCTCGAAGCGCGACAGGTCGAGCGGGGCGGGCGGCGAGGCCGGCTTGCCCGCCGCTCCCATCAACAGAAGGGCGGCCGCCAGCACCGCGGCATGCTTCGCCATGAGCCTCAGCTCCGGGCGCCGATCCAGATCGCCTTGACCGA
Proteins encoded in this region:
- the boxB gene encoding benzoyl-CoA 2,3-epoxidase subunit BoxB — its product is APSMYDCRNLFQVNVEEGRHLWAMVYLLHRFFGRDGREEAEELLTRRSGDQDRPRILGAFNEPIEDWLSFYMFTMFTDRDGKYQLLALAESGFDPLSRTTRFMLTEEAHHMFVGDTGIGRVVKRACELMKQDPNEDARNGGGIDLGTIQRYVNFWYSSSLDLFGGEISSNAADYFASGLKGRAKEEKYPDHIALEGTYKLEALDAGRLVSREVPMRNAMNEVVRDAYVDENQKGVDRWNRIIKEAGINLEIKLPSRRFNRKMGMYSGHFFDPQGNPITDEEFNRRRFEWLPSDKDRELVKHLMQPVLERGKMANWISAPNSGINGKPLDFEYIRRD
- a CDS encoding cyclase family protein, whose protein sequence is MAKHAAVLAAALLLMGAAGKPASPPAPLDLSRFELVDLTHAFGADTVYWPTSPIGFEMQPISKGMTEGGWYYSANRFCAAEHGGTHLDAPVHFSESGDTADRVPLERLIAPAIVLDVSAQASGNPDYQATAADVQAFEARHGKIPKGSIVLLRTGWSRRWPDRKAYLGDDKKGDASNLHFPGWGPSAAKILVEERGAAALGLDTASLDPGNSKDFAVHRLAAARNVPGLENLKDLEKLPAKGAWLLALPMKIEGGTGGPLRAVALVPRSSTSSRQPGPP